One window of Streptomyces sp. NBC_00273 genomic DNA carries:
- a CDS encoding heme o synthase, which produces MCVTAVESRPAGVLGTSPGHRPLGTRVMAFVALTKPRIIELLLITTVPVMFLAEQGVPSLQLVLVTCFGGYLSAGGANALNMYIDRDIDALMDRTSQRPLVTGMVSPRECLAFGLTLAVVSTLFFGLLVNWLSAALSLGALLFYVVVYTMLLKRRTAQNIVWGGIAGCMPVLIGWSAVKNEVSWAAVILFLVIFFWTPPHYWPLSMKVKDDYARAGVPMLPVVAGNRAVARQIVLYSWVMVAVSLLLTPLGYTGWFYTSVALVSGGWWLWEAHALHARAKAGITGAKLKEMRLFHWSITYVSLLFVAVAVDPFLR; this is translated from the coding sequence GTGTGCGTGACGGCCGTCGAATCCCGTCCAGCGGGGGTGCTCGGGACGAGCCCCGGTCACCGGCCGCTCGGGACCCGCGTCATGGCTTTCGTGGCATTGACCAAGCCGCGGATCATCGAACTTCTGCTGATCACCACAGTGCCGGTGATGTTCCTGGCCGAGCAGGGTGTTCCGTCGTTGCAGCTGGTTCTGGTGACCTGCTTCGGCGGCTACTTGTCCGCGGGCGGCGCCAACGCGCTGAACATGTACATCGACCGCGACATCGACGCGCTGATGGACCGGACCTCGCAGCGCCCGCTGGTGACCGGCATGGTCAGCCCTCGGGAGTGCCTGGCCTTCGGCCTCACCCTCGCCGTCGTCTCCACCCTCTTCTTCGGCCTGCTCGTCAACTGGCTGTCGGCGGCGCTGTCGCTCGGTGCGCTCCTCTTCTACGTCGTGGTCTACACGATGCTGCTGAAGCGGCGCACCGCCCAGAACATCGTCTGGGGCGGCATCGCGGGCTGCATGCCGGTGCTCATCGGCTGGTCCGCCGTCAAGAACGAGGTCTCCTGGGCCGCGGTCATCCTCTTCCTCGTCATCTTCTTCTGGACGCCGCCGCACTACTGGCCGCTGTCGATGAAGGTCAAGGACGACTACGCGCGGGCCGGTGTGCCGATGCTCCCGGTGGTCGCGGGCAACCGGGCCGTGGCGCGCCAGATCGTCCTCTACAGCTGGGTGATGGTGGCGGTCTCGCTGCTGCTGACCCCGCTGGGCTACACCGGCTGGTTCTACACCTCGGTCGCGCTGGTCTCGGGCGGCTGGTGGCTGTGGGAGGCGCACGCGCTCCACGCGCGGGCCAAGGCGGGCATCACGGGCGCGAAGCTCAAGGAGATGCGCCTGTTCCACTGGTCCATCACCTACGTGTCGCTGCTGTTCGTGGCGGTGGCCGTGGATCCCTTCCTCCGTTGA
- a CDS encoding amidohydrolase gives MIETPPLVDQYCHGVLRTELGLGTFEAQLMRSAGPPAAGTTFFDTQTGFAVRRWCPPLLGLEPHATPARYLARRRELGVAETTRRLLSGSGVAAYLVDTGVPGDLTGPKELALAGDAEAFESVRLELLAEQVADTSGTVGAFLANLAEAVHHAATGAVAFTCATAFTRGDIPAVEPDPPGPGAVRGAAGRWLARRPRGGAVRDPVLLAHLLWSAVASGRPLQLHTDEADPAALTGFVRATAGLGTRLVLLGGYPHHRRTAQLAAAFPHVYADTGAALGRTGARAAAVLAELLEAAPFGKVLFSSGGRQLPELHAVGALVFREALGRVLGGWAAEGSWSWRDAERVAALVAAGNARRVYRLDRT, from the coding sequence ATGATCGAAACGCCGCCCCTGGTGGACCAGTACTGCCACGGAGTACTCCGTACGGAGCTGGGCCTGGGCACCTTCGAGGCCCAGCTGATGCGCTCGGCCGGCCCGCCCGCCGCGGGCACCACCTTCTTCGACACGCAGACCGGCTTCGCGGTGCGCCGCTGGTGCCCGCCGCTGCTGGGACTGGAGCCGCACGCCACCCCCGCCCGCTACCTGGCGCGGCGGCGCGAGCTGGGCGTGGCCGAGACCACCCGGCGGCTGCTGAGCGGATCCGGCGTCGCCGCCTACCTGGTCGACACCGGGGTGCCCGGAGACCTCACCGGGCCCAAGGAACTGGCGCTCGCCGGGGACGCCGAAGCCTTCGAGTCGGTCCGGCTGGAATTGCTGGCCGAGCAGGTCGCCGACACCTCCGGGACCGTGGGCGCCTTCCTCGCCAATCTCGCCGAGGCCGTCCACCACGCCGCCACCGGGGCCGTGGCCTTCACCTGCGCCACGGCGTTCACCCGCGGGGACATCCCGGCCGTCGAACCCGACCCGCCCGGTCCCGGCGCGGTGCGCGGGGCGGCCGGGCGGTGGCTGGCCCGGCGGCCGCGGGGCGGAGCCGTACGGGACCCCGTGCTCCTGGCCCACCTGTTGTGGAGCGCGGTGGCGTCGGGGCGACCGCTCCAGCTGCACACGGACGAGGCCGACCCCGCCGCGCTGACCGGGTTCGTACGGGCCACCGCGGGCCTCGGCACGCGCCTGGTGCTGCTCGGCGGATACCCGCACCACCGCCGCACCGCGCAGCTCGCGGCGGCCTTCCCGCACGTCTACGCCGATACGGGCGCGGCCCTCGGGCGGACCGGGGCGCGGGCCGCGGCGGTCCTGGCGGAGCTGCTGGAGGCAGCACCGTTCGGCAAGGTGCTGTTCTCCAGCGGTGGCCGGCAGCTGCCCGAACTGCACGCGGTGGGCGCCCTGGTGTTCCGCGAGGCGCTGGGCCGGGTGCTGGGCGGCTGGGCCGCCGAGGGCTCCTGGTCCTGGCGGGACGCGGAACGGGTGGCCGCCCTGGTCGCGGCGGGCAACGCCCGCCGCGTCTACCGCCTGGACAGGACCTAG